The following are encoded together in the Raineyella sp. LH-20 genome:
- the serC gene encoding phosphoserine transaminase: protein MTVQIPADLKPLDGRFGCGPARIRPEALASLAGPGAAVLGTSHRQAPVKALVHRIREGLAELYRAPEGYQVALGNGGSTLFWDAAVCSLIERRSAHGTYGEFSSKFATAAARAPFLEAPVLAEAPVGSAALPVATEGVDTYAWAQNETSTGAATPVRRVAADPGALTLIDATSAAGGLDADLAQTDAYYFAPQKNFGSDGGLWLALFSPAAIERIGRIAASGRWIPDILSLQIALDNSRKDQTLNTPAVATLWLLAEQIDWLNAQGGMAFATARTGASAAHLYSWADAHELATPFVEEAYRSPVVGTIDFDVRVDAAALAKTLRANGIIDVEPYRKLGRNQLRIGMFTNVPTADVEALTACIDYVLERQV, encoded by the coding sequence GTGACCGTGCAGATCCCCGCAGACCTCAAGCCGCTCGATGGACGATTCGGATGCGGCCCCGCCCGCATCCGCCCCGAGGCGCTCGCCTCCCTGGCCGGTCCGGGCGCCGCAGTGCTGGGCACGTCCCACCGGCAGGCACCGGTGAAGGCCCTGGTCCACCGGATCCGCGAGGGACTGGCGGAGCTCTACCGCGCCCCGGAGGGCTACCAGGTGGCTCTCGGCAACGGCGGGTCGACCCTCTTCTGGGATGCCGCGGTCTGCTCGTTGATCGAGCGGCGCTCCGCGCACGGAACGTACGGTGAGTTCTCCTCGAAGTTCGCGACCGCCGCCGCCCGCGCCCCGTTCCTCGAGGCCCCGGTGCTCGCCGAGGCGCCTGTCGGCAGCGCGGCGCTGCCGGTGGCGACCGAGGGCGTCGACACGTACGCCTGGGCGCAGAACGAGACCTCCACCGGTGCCGCCACCCCGGTCCGCCGGGTCGCCGCCGACCCCGGCGCGCTCACCCTCATCGACGCCACCTCGGCGGCCGGCGGTCTCGACGCCGACCTGGCCCAGACCGATGCCTATTACTTCGCGCCGCAGAAGAACTTCGGCTCCGATGGCGGGCTGTGGCTGGCCTTGTTCTCCCCCGCCGCGATCGAGCGGATCGGCCGGATCGCCGCCTCCGGCCGGTGGATCCCGGACATCCTGTCGCTGCAGATCGCGCTGGACAACTCCCGCAAGGACCAGACGCTGAACACCCCGGCGGTGGCGACCCTGTGGCTGCTGGCCGAACAGATCGACTGGCTCAACGCCCAGGGTGGCATGGCCTTCGCGACCGCCCGGACCGGGGCGAGCGCCGCACACCTCTACAGCTGGGCGGATGCCCACGAACTGGCCACCCCGTTCGTCGAGGAGGCCTACCGTTCACCGGTGGTCGGCACCATCGACTTCGACGTACGGGTCGACGCCGCGGCGCTGGCGAAGACCCTCCGGGCGAACGGCATCATCGACGTCGAGCCCTATCGCAAGCTGGGCCGCAACCAGCTGCGGATCGGCATGTTCACCAATGTCCCGACCGCCGATGTCGAGGCGCTGACCGCCTGCATCGACTACGTGCTGGAACGCCAGGTCTGA
- the pdxH gene encoding pyridoxamine 5'-phosphate oxidase: MHDIAADRTEYHGQTLEGVTSDTDPLALFRVWLEAAYDAGTPEPTAVQLATVAVGPDGRPRPSVRTVLLKELDERGFVFFSHYDSRKGHEIAAEPHVALQWYWPSLARAVRVEGVAVRVDRAESEAYFASRPRGSQLGAWASHQSRELGSRSELLAAYARAGEDFAGRPVPCPETWGGWRVTPQTVEFWQGEPGRLHDRVEFCRDGSSWRTRRLAP, from the coding sequence ATGCACGACATCGCGGCCGACCGTACGGAGTATCACGGTCAGACCTTGGAGGGCGTGACCTCCGACACCGACCCGCTGGCGCTGTTCCGGGTCTGGCTGGAGGCGGCATACGACGCCGGCACCCCGGAGCCGACGGCCGTGCAGCTCGCCACGGTCGCGGTCGGCCCGGACGGGCGGCCCCGGCCGAGCGTCCGCACGGTGCTGCTCAAGGAACTCGACGAGCGCGGCTTCGTCTTCTTCAGCCACTACGACTCCCGCAAGGGCCACGAGATCGCGGCCGAGCCGCACGTCGCCCTGCAGTGGTATTGGCCGAGTCTGGCCCGCGCCGTACGTGTCGAAGGTGTCGCCGTCCGGGTGGACCGAGCCGAGTCCGAGGCGTATTTCGCCAGCCGGCCGCGGGGCTCGCAGCTCGGCGCCTGGGCCTCGCACCAGTCACGCGAACTCGGGTCGCGGTCCGAGCTGCTGGCGGCGTACGCCCGGGCGGGGGAGGACTTCGCCGGGCGGCCGGTGCCGTGTCCGGAGACCTGGGGCGGCTGGCGGGTGACGCCGCAGACGGTGGAGTTCTGGCAGGGCGAGCCCGGACGACTGCACGACCGGGTCGAGTTCTGTCGCGACGGGTCGTCCTGGCGGACCCGTCGGCTCGCGCCCTGA
- a CDS encoding MscL family protein, whose translation MKGFKEFLMRGNLIELAVAFIMGSLFAAVVKAFTDLILDLIGKTLPLDGSAFSSVVIAGITIGPFLSAIVTFVLTAFVVYVAIVKPYEIYKNRHKTEEPAVQTSEDLLAEIRDLLAEGRTRS comes from the coding sequence ATGAAGGGTTTCAAGGAATTCCTCATGCGCGGCAACCTCATCGAGCTTGCCGTCGCGTTCATCATGGGCTCGCTCTTCGCGGCCGTCGTGAAGGCTTTCACCGATCTGATCCTCGACCTGATCGGCAAGACGCTGCCGCTGGACGGTTCGGCGTTCTCCAGCGTGGTCATCGCCGGCATCACCATCGGCCCGTTCCTGTCGGCCATCGTGACCTTCGTCCTGACGGCGTTCGTGGTGTACGTCGCCATCGTCAAGCCGTACGAGATCTACAAGAACCGGCACAAGACCGAGGAGCCGGCGGTGCAGACCTCGGAGGATCTCCTCGCCGAGATCCGCGACCTCCTCGCCGAGGGACGCACCCGGAGCTGA
- a CDS encoding carboxymuconolactone decarboxylase family protein gives MDEPTTRAERYARGRTVLDAIDGTAGANVIEALDDISPELGHQVVAWGFGEVYSRPGLSPRDRQLVTLGMLTALGGCEPQLEVHINAALNVGLTSQEITEAFLHAAVYCGFPRALNATFTAKKVFAERGLLPVA, from the coding sequence ATGGATGAACCCACCACCCGCGCCGAGCGCTACGCACGCGGTCGTACGGTCCTCGACGCGATCGACGGCACGGCGGGCGCGAACGTCATCGAGGCGCTCGACGACATCTCACCGGAGCTCGGCCACCAGGTGGTGGCCTGGGGGTTCGGTGAGGTCTACTCCCGGCCCGGACTCTCGCCACGCGACCGGCAACTGGTCACCCTCGGGATGCTCACCGCCCTCGGCGGCTGCGAGCCGCAACTCGAGGTCCACATCAACGCCGCCCTGAACGTCGGGCTGACATCGCAGGAGATCACCGAGGCGTTCCTGCACGCCGCGGTCTACTGCGGATTCCCGCGGGCGCTGAACGCCACGTTCACCGCGAAGAAGGTCTTCGCCGAACGAGGTCTGCTGCCGGTCGCGTGA
- a CDS encoding MerR family transcriptional regulator, producing MTEDLEASGLTVAQMATATGVSTHTLRYYERAGLIHPIARTAGNQRRYSPDDVAWLEFLLRLRETGMPIAQMREYAVLRAQGAATTEARLALLETHRTAVRARIAALRRHEQALEAKIETYRHDLAAHRGDTPDPAGQRSGEHTSEGVNPHG from the coding sequence GTGACAGAAGACCTGGAGGCATCGGGGCTCACCGTGGCTCAGATGGCCACCGCGACCGGGGTGTCGACGCACACCCTGCGGTACTACGAGCGGGCGGGACTGATTCATCCGATCGCCCGCACCGCCGGCAACCAGCGGCGCTACTCCCCGGACGACGTGGCGTGGCTGGAGTTCCTGCTGCGGCTGCGCGAGACAGGCATGCCGATCGCCCAGATGCGCGAGTACGCGGTGCTGCGAGCCCAGGGGGCGGCAACCACCGAGGCGCGCCTTGCGCTGCTCGAGACCCACCGAACCGCCGTACGCGCGCGGATCGCCGCCCTGCGCCGGCACGAGCAGGCGTTGGAGGCCAAAATCGAAACCTATCGCCACGACCTCGCTGCTCACCGCGGCGACACGCCTGACCCGGCCGGCCAGCGCAGCGGGGAACACACCTCCGAAGGAGTGAATCCCCATGGATGA